Within Candidatus Paceibacterota bacterium, the genomic segment TAATAGTATTAAATGTCACAACCATTGCCACAAAAACTAAAATAAAACCCGCTAATAACCCGCCATTTTGCACTGCAGCAGATATGGAAAATAGTTTTGAAATTATCGATTTATTTTCTCTCCAGTTAACTTTCTCAATTAAACTTTTATATTCTCCTTTTTCAAGAAAATTTGCGAGTTTTGCATAAGCGTCTGTGGTCTCTGCACGAACATTTAAAGAAGCTGGTAAAGGATTTGATCCTATCTCGTCAAGACTTTCCATTAAAAGATCGTTGTCTTTGTGAGTTTCTTTAAACCTTTGAATGGCCATTTCTTTTGAAACATATTCAACTTCTTCTACTTCGGGAAACTTTTCCAATCTTTGCTCTAGTGTCAAAATGGCATTTTCGTTAGCATTTAATTTAAAATAAACACTTACGTCCACCTTATCTTCAAGCGAAGAAACAAGGGTTTTGCTCATTGAATTTAAAAGCAAAACTCCCCCAACCAAGAAAAGCACTGTGAACATTATAAAAATAGTACCTATAGAAATTCCGATATTTCTTGTAAGCGCCTGCCAGCCAAATTTTAGAATTCTAACAAAATTTGTAAGCATATATCTTATAATTATTAAATATTAAAATTGCAAAAATGTCAATCTATAAACAATAACGACCTGTCTGTTCATCTCTTATAAGTTTGCCCTTCTCAAGCACAATAACCCTCCTTTGCATCATATTTACAACTTCTCTGTTGTGAGTTGCTAAAATAACACCAGTACCAAGCTGGTTAATCTTTTTAAAAAGATTAATTATTTCTCTTGCATTGTAAACATCAAGGTTACCAGTTGGCTCGTCCGCAACAATAAATTTTGGCTGAATAATAATAGCTCTTGCAATAGCAGTTCTTTGTTGTTCACCCGCAGAAAGTTGTTCTGGAAAATTTTCTGCTTTATCTAAAATCCCGACAAGATCTAAAGCCTGAGGAACGGTTCTTTTAATCTCCCCATCGCTTTTCCCAGAAATTTCAAGCGCAAAAGCTACGTTTTCAAAAACAGTCTTTCTATCAAGCAACTTAAAATCCTGATGCACAACACCGATTTTTCTTCTATGAAAAGGAAGTTTTGAGTGTTTTATTTTGGGAACGCTAATATCTTCAAAAACAATATTTCCTTTAGTGGGTTTGTCATATGCCAAAAGAAGATTCATAAGAGTGGTTTTTCCTGCTCCTGATTTTCCCACAAGAGAGATAAACTCCCCTTTTGAAATTCCAAAACTTACATTATTTAGCGCAACACAATTGTTCGAGAAAGTTTTTGTTACATTATCAAAATAAATCATGTTTTATTATTTATAATTTAATTCAGCTTCAATAAATTCATTGATATCGCCGTCTAAAATTTCTTTTATTTTTGATGTCTTAACCCTGGTCCTATGATCTTTCACCATCTGATATGGCTGAAAAACATAACTTCGTATCTGGCTTCCCCATTTTGCTTCTTTTATTTTGCCTCTTTCTTCTGTGGCGATTGATTTTTCTTTTTTTTCTTTAATCTGAAATAATTTTGATTGTAAAACCGAGAGTGCAGTTTTTTTGTTCTCGCCCTGTAACCTTTCTGACTGACAAGAAACTGAAATTCCACTTGGTATGTGAGTTACCCTAACTGCACTTTCTCTCCTGTTAACGTATTGACCCCCAGCGCCAGAGGCCCTGAAAGTATCTATTTTTAAGTCCTCTTTTTTAATTTCAACATCGCTTTCTTTAATTTTCGGCAGAACTTCAACTAAAGCAAAGGAAGTGTGTCGAAGTTTCTTTGCAGAAAATGGAGAAATTCTAACAAGCCTATGAACGCCGTTTTCTCCTTTTAAAATACCAAAAGCATAGTCTCCACAAATTTCTATGGTTACAGATTTTATACCACCCTCTCCTATTTGTCTTCCAATTTCTTTTAATTGAAATCCTTTTTTTTCTAAGTACTTTTGGTACATTCTGTAAAGAATAGCAACCCAGTCCTCAGCGTCCCTTCCGCCGGTCCCTGCATAAATCGAGAGGAAAGTATTATTTTTATCGTATTTTCCTTTAAATTTCTGCTTTGTTTTCTCGCTTTTTATTGCATCCTCTAAAAAAGCAATTTTTTTATCTAACTCCCTTTTAATATTTTTATCATCCTTTGCTAAGTCTTGAAATTCTTGTAAGTCTTTTATCTCTTTTTTAAAATTTTTAAATATTCCCTCTTCAAAGATGGTCCTGCAACTGCAGGATTTCTTTATCAAGATTCTCAATTTTTTCCTCGTTAATCATAAAAATTATTTGGCTTGTCTTCGGATTATTTCTATCAAATTTCCACTCGTTAGTCAAATTACAAATTTAGCGACAAATGTCTTATTTTTACTTAAAGTTTCTCCAGCTAGAGCCGACAGTCCGATTCGAACGGACGACCTACTCTTTACGAAAGAGTTGCTCTACCAACTGAGCTATGCCGGCTCTGGCGGGAGAAAAAAGTTAATAATAATTTTAAATTCTGTAACTTGATCCGTAATCTGGAACCTCAGTTTCAATTCCTAATTTATCTCTTATAGAGCATGCCAAAGATAATGAAGGATTTTCTTCGCCATGCACAACAAATATTTTCTTTAAAAGGTTTTCCTCTTTTAGTTGAGCGCTACTTTTAATACTGTATAACCAACGGAAAAGTCCGTCTTTATCTGGATGAGCAGAATAACCTTCAATTGCCTTTATATCTGCAAGGACTGGTACTCTCTCACTAAAAATTTGAACTTCCTTTGTGCCTTCTTGAATTTTTCTACCCAACGTTCCTGCTACTTGATAGGAAATTAACAAAAGACAATTTTTAGAACCAGGCAGGTATCTCCTTTCATGGTGTAAAATTCTTCCTCCTGTTGACATGCCAGAACCTGCGATAATTATTTTTGGCAGATCAACATCGTTAATTTTTTTCGAATCTTCTACTTTTCTTGTAAAAGTCAGGCCCTTAAAATCAAAAATTTTATCTCCCGTCCTTAGGAGATATGACGCTTCTTTGTTGTAATATTTTTTATATTTTTTGTAAACATTAATGGACTGGATCGCAAGCGGGCTGTCAACAAAAACTGGAACTCTTGGAATTCTTCTATTCTCTACAAGTTCGTTCATTTCATATAGAATTTCTTGTGTCCTTTCAATCGCAAATGCTGGAATCATTAAAACTCCTTTTTTTCTTATAGTATCTTCAATTATATCTTCTAATTTATTTTTTCTTTCTATAAATTCTTTATGAACTCTGTCTCCATATGTCGATTCAACAACAACATAATCAGCTGAAGAAGGAAATTCTGTGGACCTTAAAAGTGGAGTTGGCGGGTTGCCAAGATCGCCGCTAAAAACAATCTTCTTTTTTTCTGTAAAAATTTCAATAATAGCAGATCCTAATATGTGTCCTGCATCAAGAAGTTTAAAAGAAAATTTATTTTTGTCTTCTTTTGCTAAATTTATTTCTTTATGATATTCCACTGCTTCAAAAAGAGAAAAAGTTTTTTTTATGTCTTCTTTTGAAAAAAAGATTTCTTCTTGAATTTCCATAGAGTCTTTTAATACTAATTTTGAAAGCTCTATGGTAGGAGGAGTTGCAAAAATTTTTCCGTTAAAGCCACCCTGAATTAAAATAGGCAATCTTCCTACATGATCAAAGTGAGCATGGGTTATAATAACGGCATCTATTTTTCTAGGATCATATGGAAATGGTTTTTTATTTTTTTGCTCTAAAACTTTTGGGCCCTGAAAAAAACCACAATCAATTAAAATTTTTTTTCCTTGACTTTCTAAAAGAAAATTAGAACCTGTTACAACTTTTGTCGCACCAAAAAAAGATAGCTTCATTTTTTTTATTAATTACTAAGGTTAAATTATATTAACAAGACTAAATAAAATCAAATAGCTTGAAAATAAAAAAATTTATGCTAAACTTTTATTCTGTTTTCATAATTTATTTTACAAAATATGATTGAACCAGAAATTAAAAGAATAGAGGTCTCTGAAGACCCAGAAGAAAAGAAACCAAAAAAAGAAAAGAAATCAAAAAAATGGAAAGTTTTGTTCTTTCTTTTGATTGTCGCGGGAGCAGCAACTTTTGGTTTTTTTAAGTTTAAATCAATACAAGCTGACAAAGCTATCGAGGAACAACTTTCTTTATTAAAAGAAGGAAAAATTAAAAATGCTTATGAAATAACTTCAAAGGATTTCAAAGAAGAAACATCTCTTGAAACTTTTAATACCTTCATAGAACAACATCCTTCTTTTAAAAAAAATAAAAGTTATGATTTTACCGAAAGAAAAGAAGAGGGAAATATTATCATATTGAAGGGAGAACTAATATCTGAAGATGGAAATACAACCCACGTCCAATACAAAATCATAAAAGAAAGTAATAAATGGAAAATTTACGGAATTGAAATAACTTCTTCTTAGTTAGAAAGTAGAAACTCACAAAAAAAATCCGGAAAGCCGGATTTTTTTTGTGAGAGTAAATTGTAAGCCGAATTCTGTTATCCGACGTTTAGTCGAAATGTAGTCATTTATCTGGGCCTTATGTTACCATAAGGCTCAAGCTCCTTTTCGAATTGCACCAAGTAGGGTTTACCACGAACTCTGGTCTCCCAGAGCCGAGTCCCGTCTACGGGACACTTTTCACCTTTCTCCTGTTCCTTTAGGGAACTAGGATAGTATAGTCTCTGTGGCACTTTCCCTAGAATTTCTTCTGCTCTGCGTTACGGAGTACTTACTTCCTTTAAAATATTAAAGGGGTGTTCGGACTTTCCTCCCTATTAAATTAAATTCTAAAGAATTATTATTTAACAGGGCGACTACTACCTTTACTCTCACGGCAAAATTATAGCATTTTTCTAAAAAAAATCAACCAAAGAAATAAAAAAAATTGAATTATAGTTCAAAAAATTATTCGTATTTAATAATAAAATTTATTCTTTCCTCAAAAGTTGGAACTTTACTAACCCAAAATGGCCAAAGAGAAACTTTTGAATTTTTAATCTGATCCCCCATTTCTTCTTTAAAATATTTCTGAAACTCTGACGGATTTTTTCCAATTATTGATTTTTTTACTTCTGACTCATTAATCTCCCAGGCAACTTTCTCGACGCCTTGAAAACTAACTTCTAAATTTTTTTTCTTATCGCCGCTTCCCAAAAGCTCATATTCAATTTTCTGGGTTTTTAATATCTCTTTAAATCGAATTCCGTCTTTTACTTTCTCAGAAACAATCTCAGAAATTATTTTTTGAACATCTTCTTTTTTAAAATTTAAAATTTTTACTGTGATTTTTGTAATACCCTCAAACCTATCTGCTATATCTCCAGTTTCTTTATTAAAAACAATTTCTTCTTTTTCAATAATGGCTATATTTCTCCAAAAATTGGATTCATCCACTGATTCTCCTGTTATTTCTTTGATTAGTTTTTTAATCTCTTCTTCTTGGAAGACTTTCATTAATCTTTCAGCGTTTTTAATATCTTCTTCCGCAACAATTTTTGCCTTACCAATAATTCCTCCCTCCATAGACTCTATGGATTTTGCAGAAACTTTATCATAAAGGGAATCACCTTTAAGTCCTGGCAGGGTAAAAGAAGTTGCTTCTATGTTATATTCTTTGCCTGCTTTCTCTGCGACTACTTCAACTTTAACTTCGCTAGGATTTGAAACACTACCAGCAGGAACCGAAATTCGGTCTTTCGACTTAAAAATTTTTCCATCTTTTGTTTGAAAGCGAGTCCCGGAGATAAATCGGTAAGAAGACGTATCTTTATTATAAAGCGTAACTTCTCCTTCGGCTTTTTTTGTGACTTCTTCTTCTTTTGAACTTATAAAAGTCTTTTTAATATCTTTTTCTTTTCCTAATAAAGTTCCTGGGATGACTTTATTTTTGAGACTAAATTGTTCATCTTTCTTAACTTCAAAAACCCCGGAAAAATCTACTTCCTCGCTTGTGGGAATTATAGTAACATCTGCTTTTGGTAGCCAAACCAAAGCGAAAATAATACTTCCCAATATCGCAATAAGAATAAAAATATAAAATATAGTAACTCCACTTAATCTCCTTTTTAAAGTAGATTCTTTTTTATCTTGCTTGGGTTTTGGTTCCTTTTTTTCTTTTTCTTCTAGTTTTTCTGACAACTCTTTTGGCTCCTTTTTTTCCTCAATAATTTTATTCTGATCTTCTTCTTCTAAATTTTCTTCTATGCCTCTTTGCTCGTTATTCATTTCGCTCTGAGGACGAATATCATTCACAGATGGCCTGAAAGAAACTTCACCACCCTTATTTAAAAAAGAACCACCCACTAAACTATATTCTATTCTAATTCCACAATCTTCAGCTAATTTTCTGTATTGGGAGTCTGTAGAGAAAATACTCAAATCCTTCTCTTGTCTCTGGGCTTCTTTCTTTAAAATAGTAAGTTTTTCTATGTTTTTTAAGTTTTTATTCTCTTCTGGCAAAACCAAAATCACTTTTTTCTTTTCGGTTTTTTCTATTTTGTCTTTCACGGCCAACAAATCATCCGGAGGATCAATATATATAATTTTAGAATATTCATTCATATCTAAAAAGTATTTTAATATTTTTTTTAGAAAACAGCAAGAAGAAAAATGCTATCTTTTAATATATTTTAATTTATCATTTAATAGATCTTGCCATAAAAGATGAAGTTTACCGCTCCTATCAAGAAAAACAGAATTGCTGCCGCCAATTTCTCCTTTTATATTTTTTGCAGTAAAATCATCTTTTTTATCAATAATTGAAACATGCCATTTGTCGTTAACTTTCTCGGCAATTCTAAAACTATTATCAGAAAGGCCGACATACGAAATTATAAAATTTTGATCTTTTCCTGTTATGTTTGTCTCTTCCCCCACTATTCCTTCGCTATCAACTTTTTCTAAAATCCATCCACCATAGCTTTTTTTGGCAACTTTCAAAATACCCTCTTTGGCATCGAAATAGCTTATAATAGGAACATCCCCTCTCTCTAAATAAATAGAGTTGTAACGACCAACATCTTCTCCAAAATCAACGGTTTCTTTTTTCCAATAATTACCATTGAAATATAAATACAAAAGACTTTTTCTTTCAAAATCAAAATAAGAAATATGCGGATTATCTTTTTTATCTAAAAAAAGATCATTCCACCAACCAACTTTGCCATAATCTATAATGTCTATTTTCCATTTTCCATTTTCTTTTGTGCCATACAAAAGACCATTTTGGGGAGACCAAAAGCTTATGTGAGGAATGTCATTATTATCAAATGCTAAATTACAAGATAATGAAGCGTCATAAAAAATTTCTTCAACTTTCCAGCTGTTTTTTTCTTTTGTTGCTAAACTCAAAGAACCTTCTTTTGTAAAATAAAGAATGTAATAATTGTCATTTCTATCTCTTGCCAGGCTAATATTTGGCCCTGGAAGACCATTTTTTACTATAATCTCTTTTCTCCATATTCCGTTTGTTTTTTCTGCAAAAACTAAATTTCCATTACTTTGAATATAAGAAGCTTTTGGTTCATCTAAAGAATTTAAAAGTAAAGAATTTCCAAAACCATCCCGGCCAACTACTTCAATATTTTTCCTTTGTATAGAAGACAATAAATTCGGATAATAAATATTACCGATTAAAATTGTTCCCAAAAAAATTATTAATATAAATGTGATCAAAAAAATTTTCTCAAACATAAAATAATATTACCAATGTATTACAATTTTTGTCCCAATGTCCGCGAAGGAATAAACCCTGCTTGCGGCCCCAATGCCAAGTCTTACACAACCATGGGAAACAGGAATACCAAGATGGCTTTCTCCTTCTCTATATCCTCCCGGCCAGTAAGGAAGTTCGTGGATATAGTAACCATTATAAAATCTCAAAGAGTATGGCATATAAAGAGAATATTTATGGGACCAATGCAAGCTTTCTTTTGACAAAACACTAAAAGTTCCTGTTGGCGTTCCCATTCCATATCTGCCGCTCGAAATTGGATATGTAGATAAAATCTTGCCCGATCGATAGAGTCTTAAATACTGAGAAGAAAGATTAATGTCTATATATTTTCCAGAAATATAATAAACAGAGTATAACCTAAAAGTAAGGCGAGCTCCGAGTATAGTAACTATATATGTTTTATTTTTTTCAATACTATTTGGTTTAAAAACTACCCACTTTTTTTCCGGACCGAAAATAAAATCTCCTTCAAGTGATGGGGTTATCTTAAAACTTTCAAGGAATTCTGATCTTTCTATTGGATTTGTAAAAGTTATAACTACTTGTTGTTTATTCTTGTCAAAGTAAATATTTTTAACTCTTACAGAAGCAAGTTTAAAACTAAGGTTTTTATTAAATATCTTCAATTTATAAGTTTGATCTTCCTTTAAACTTTTTGGCTTAATTACGACCGTCGTCTTTTTATTGTCTAAAGAAAAATCAACTTTTAAAGAAGGAGAAATCTTAAAGTTTTGAGAAATTTCTTCTTTTGAAGAAGGTTTTGTTATGGTAGCTACAACTTGTTTTTTTACCTCGTCGAAATAAACATCCTTAACTTTAGGAAGATCTATTTTAAAAACAATCTCTTTATCAAAAATCTTAGCTTTATAATCTTTATCTTCTTTAATAATTTCTGGTATGAAAGTTACTTTTTTATTATGATCAGAAAAAAAATATCTTCCATGAACAGAAGGAGTTATTTTGAACTCTTTAAAAAAATATTCTTCATTTATTGGTTCAAAAAATTCAATCTCTATTTTTTTTTCTTTTTTGTTAAATAATAATTTTTTTGTTTTTGGGGAAGTGAGAGAAAAAATAAATTCTTTATTGAAAATATCTATTTTGTATGATTTGTCTCTTTCTATTTTCTCAGGAATAAAAATTATTTTTTTATAGCCACTTATATTAAATAAATAATTAAATTCTTTAGAAAAATAAAAATCACCTTTTATTTCTGGATTAAAATCAAGATTTCTAAAAAAATGAACTTTCGCGATTGGATATTTCGAAATAAACTCTACCTTGCCATATTCAAAAGAATCTCCGGCCGAAGGCGGGAAATATTTTAATTCAATAGATTGAGCTATTGCTCTTGAATAAAAATAAGAAGAGAAAAGAGAAAGAAAAACTACAATAAAAATAGCAATGGTCAGTTTCTTCCACATAAAAAATAAAGTAATATACCTAAAACTAGTTAAGATTCAATTCTTAAATTATAAATGAAAAATGATTTCTTCGCAATTTAAACTATTAATTCTTACAAAACTCCTAAACTATGAGGTAAAAGTTTTAAAATTATAGATTTATCTAGAAGTAATAAGGCTAAAAGAACGGAAGAATAAAGCACTCCTCTTAAAACTATATCTGCGTGTTGAATATTAACTTTTATAAAAATATCTAGACAAAAAGATAAAAAGACAAGTGCAAAGACAGAAAGAAATATTGTTCTTGTTATAGAATTATAATTTCGAACAAGAAAATTCATAGCTTTAACTCCAAGAGATGTACCTTTTTTTTCTACTTCTTGAGCTATTTCTGGTTTTGTAATTTCTTCTGGTGTTTTTGTCAATGTAGGACTTGGTGTTATTACTTCTTCTTGGGTAATTTCCTGCTTAGAAGAAACAGCTTCTTTCGTTGAAGTAGGTGTGGGCGTAATCTTTTCCTTTGTAACGGGTGTTTCTTGGGACTTCTTAACTACTGACTTACTTTTATCTATTTCTAAAAGTTTATTTAAAAGAAGGGCATTTTGCCAACTTAATCCATAATAAGAGCTAGCCTTTCCAAGATTAAATTCCTCATACATCTTTGCTCTTTCCTGAATTGAAGGAAGGTGTTGTCCTTTGTTTCTATAATAATCGGAAAGCGTCATACCTCCTGGTGTTGAAACATATCTTGGTGTTTGGGTATAAGTTTTTTGAGGTTGGGAAATTTTTCTTGATATTGTCTTTTGAGTTTTCTTTGTCGTAATTGTCTTGGCGTAAGTTGAAGGAATGTTTAATTGCGTCCCAAAATATTGAACTACAACGGTTGTCCTTCTACCCTTAAAATCTCCTTTCAAAACCGCCATCCCAATTTCTTTAAACCTGGGATTTACTATATTCGCTCTATGCACAGAAGAAGAATACCAAGCCTGAAAAAGTTCTCCTGAATCAATAAAGTCTATGGCTAAGTTTTCTCCTGCATATCTATAATTATAACCACTCTTTTCTAACCAATACCAAGGACTCCTCCCTAAGGGACTTGTATGAGCAAAATAATCATATTTCAGCATATCTTGAGCCTTAAGATATGCTGCTCTGTTAAGGTTATTGTTTTCTTTTAATATCGCAACACCGCTATTTGATCTTTTCTGATTGGTTAAATTCAAAAGCACTGATTTACTAACAGCGGAGAAAAAAGAAGTATTCGGGAAAAAACAAAGGAAAGAAAAAGAGACAAACTTAAGCAAAACAAATAAT encodes:
- a CDS encoding permease-like cell division protein FtsX, encoding MLTNFVRILKFGWQALTRNIGISIGTIFIMFTVLFLVGGVLLLNSMSKTLVSSLEDKVDVSVYFKLNANENAILTLEQRLEKFPEVEEVEYVSKEMAIQRFKETHKDNDLLMESLDEIGSNPLPASLNVRAETTDAYAKLANFLEKGEYKSLIEKVNWRENKSIISKLFSISAAVQNGGLLAGFILVFVAMVVTFNTI
- the ftsE gene encoding cell division ATP-binding protein FtsE — encoded protein: MIYFDNVTKTFSNNCVALNNVSFGISKGEFISLVGKSGAGKTTLMNLLLAYDKPTKGNIVFEDISVPKIKHSKLPFHRRKIGVVHQDFKLLDRKTVFENVAFALEISGKSDGEIKRTVPQALDLVGILDKAENFPEQLSAGEQQRTAIARAIIIQPKFIVADEPTGNLDVYNAREIINLFKKINQLGTGVILATHNREVVNMMQRRVIVLEKGKLIRDEQTGRYCL
- the prfB gene encoding peptide chain release factor 2, which produces MIKKSCSCRTIFEEGIFKNFKKEIKDLQEFQDLAKDDKNIKRELDKKIAFLEDAIKSEKTKQKFKGKYDKNNTFLSIYAGTGGRDAEDWVAILYRMYQKYLEKKGFQLKEIGRQIGEGGIKSVTIEICGDYAFGILKGENGVHRLVRISPFSAKKLRHTSFALVEVLPKIKESDVEIKKEDLKIDTFRASGAGGQYVNRRESAVRVTHIPSGISVSCQSERLQGENKKTALSVLQSKLFQIKEKKEKSIATEERGKIKEAKWGSQIRSYVFQPYQMVKDHRTRVKTSKIKEILDGDINEFIEAELNYK
- a CDS encoding MBL fold metallo-hydrolase; translated protein: MKLSFFGATKVVTGSNFLLESQGKKILIDCGFFQGPKVLEQKNKKPFPYDPRKIDAVIITHAHFDHVGRLPILIQGGFNGKIFATPPTIELSKLVLKDSMEIQEEIFFSKEDIKKTFSLFEAVEYHKEINLAKEDKNKFSFKLLDAGHILGSAIIEIFTEKKKIVFSGDLGNPPTPLLRSTEFPSSADYVVVESTYGDRVHKEFIERKNKLEDIIEDTIRKKGVLMIPAFAIERTQEILYEMNELVENRRIPRVPVFVDSPLAIQSINVYKKYKKYYNKEASYLLRTGDKIFDFKGLTFTRKVEDSKKINDVDLPKIIIAGSGMSTGGRILHHERRYLPGSKNCLLLISYQVAGTLGRKIQEGTKEVQIFSERVPVLADIKAIEGYSAHPDKDGLFRWLYSIKSSAQLKEENLLKKIFVVHGEENPSLSLACSIRDKLGIETEVPDYGSSYRI
- a CDS encoding DUF4864 domain-containing protein, translating into MIEPEIKRIEVSEDPEEKKPKKEKKSKKWKVLFFLLIVAGAATFGFFKFKSIQADKAIEEQLSLLKEGKIKNAYEITSKDFKEETSLETFNTFIEQHPSFKKNKSYDFTERKEEGNIIILKGELISEDGNTTHVQYKIIKESNKWKIYGIEITSS
- a CDS encoding L,D-transpeptidase; the protein is MWKKLTIAIFIVVFLSLFSSYFYSRAIAQSIELKYFPPSAGDSFEYGKVEFISKYPIAKVHFFRNLDFNPEIKGDFYFSKEFNYLFNISGYKKIIFIPEKIERDKSYKIDIFNKEFIFSLTSPKTKKLLFNKKEKKIEIEFFEPINEEYFFKEFKITPSVHGRYFFSDHNKKVTFIPEIIKEDKDYKAKIFDKEIVFKIDLPKVKDVYFDEVKKQVVATITKPSSKEEISQNFKISPSLKVDFSLDNKKTTVVIKPKSLKEDQTYKLKIFNKNLSFKLASVRVKNIYFDKNKQQVVITFTNPIERSEFLESFKITPSLEGDFIFGPEKKWVVFKPNSIEKNKTYIVTILGARLTFRLYSVYYISGKYIDINLSSQYLRLYRSGKILSTYPISSGRYGMGTPTGTFSVLSKESLHWSHKYSLYMPYSLRFYNGYYIHELPYWPGGYREGESHLGIPVSHGCVRLGIGAASRVYSFADIGTKIVIHW
- a CDS encoding CAP domain-containing protein codes for the protein MAEVFKKIKKLIIPSKENNYRPYFLLSKSLLVLIVLFVLLKFVSFSFLCFFPNTSFFSAVSKSVLLNLTNQKRSNSGVAILKENNNLNRAAYLKAQDMLKYDYFAHTSPLGRSPWYWLEKSGYNYRYAGENLAIDFIDSGELFQAWYSSSVHRANIVNPRFKEIGMAVLKGDFKGRRTTVVVQYFGTQLNIPSTYAKTITTKKTQKTISRKISQPQKTYTQTPRYVSTPGGMTLSDYYRNKGQHLPSIQERAKMYEEFNLGKASSYYGLSWQNALLLNKLLEIDKSKSVVKKSQETPVTKEKITPTPTSTKEAVSSKQEITQEEVITPSPTLTKTPEEITKPEIAQEVEKKGTSLGVKAMNFLVRNYNSITRTIFLSVFALVFLSFCLDIFIKVNIQHADIVLRGVLYSSVLLALLLLDKSIILKLLPHSLGVL